CTTACCAATAAATCGAGCAAGCACTATCGTACTCAACGAGTCTGGTTGGTGATTCGAAATGCCCATCCTGAATGGCAAAAGGCAGACATTAAAGCCGTAGAACATTTAATTAGCATGCCTGAACCTCATGCCTTTGAAAAAGTATGGATATTGGGAGACTTTGAAGGAAAAACTGGCATAGTACGTCTTTATCCCTAACCTTTGCTCAATAAGGTTATGACCTGAAAATCGTTTAGGATTGCTTGCTTTTGGATTGCTTACTATTGGACGGTTTGCTTTTGGACGATTTGCCATTAGATGGTTTTGCTAGCTTTTGCCGATCCGCTTGATGCTGACGATATTTTTTAACCGTCGTTAAGGCCAGTATCATGGCAATGCCAACGAAGAAAATAGCAAAGGCCCCTAAGGCTAGGGTGGCTTCAGAATGCATATAAACCTTCAATAAAATAAAAGCAATAAAAGCCAAATCTTAAGGATTGATTTGACCTTATTGATCGTCACTAAAAAGAGTCTCTTTGGTGTACACATTGACCAGCAGAATAGGTGGCTTGTATGGCTCTGTCATCCCCTATGGTCATGAAGACAAATAAGGTTTCTTCAATATTCTTTGATAAAGCCAAGCGTGAAGTCAACAAGGGTGTGGCTTTCTTGTCCAGTAGAAGGAAGTCTGCTTCACTACCAATGGCTAAATTACCAATCTTATCTTCTAAACGCAGCGCTTTGGCGCCACCTAAGGTAGATAGGTACAAAGATTTAATGGGATTTAGATTCTCGTTTTGCAGTTGAATGACCTTATATGCCTCGTTCATGGTTTGCAGCATCGAAAAACTGGTGCCACCTCCCACGTCTGTTCCTAACCCCACATTCACCTTGTGTTCTTCGGCTTTATTTAAGTTAAATAAACCACTACCAATAAAAAGGTTAGAGGTTGGGCAAAACGAAATGGCCGATCCAGTATCATGTAATCTCTGGTACTCGTGTTCACAAAGGTGAATGCCATGAGCAAACACAGAACGCTCGCTAAGCAAGTGGTTTTGGTCGTACACGTCTAAATAATTTTGACTATGCGGAAATAACTCTTGTACCCAAGCACACTCGTCTTTGTTCTCAGATAAATGCGTATGCAGGTAAACATCTTGATATTCGCTCAATAATTTACCTGCCAAAGCCAATTGCTCGTCTGAGCTGGTGGGGGCAAAGCGAGGGGTAATGGCGTAATGCAAGCGGCCTTTGTTATGCCAAGTTTCGATCAGCTCTTTGCTTTCTTGATAGCTGCTTTCAGGCGTATCGGTCAAATAATCCGGCGCGTTACGATCCATCATCACCTTACCGCAGATCATGCGTAGGTTATGCACTTGACTGGCTTCAAAAAAGGCTTCCACAGAGACCTTGTGTACTGTGCCAAACACCAATGCGGTGGTGGTGCCATTACGCAATAGTTCGGCCAAAAAGCGATCAGCTACGTTACGAGCATGTTGCTTGTCGTGGAATTTTGATTCTTCTGGAAACGTATAAGTGTTTAACCAAGTAAGGAGTTGCTCACCATAGGAGCCAATCATATCCGTTTGAGGATAATGGATATGGGTATCAATAAAGCCCGGTGTAATAAGTGCGTTGGGATGGTGTTCAACCAGTAGAGAATCAGGTAGGTCTTTTAATAAACTAGTGGCATCACCCAAAGCCTGAATTTTATCACCTTCGACCACCAGCAGGCCGTCTTCAAAGTATTCGTAGGCGGCATCCACGCCTACTTCTTTTGGGTCTGCAATACAATGTACTATGGCCGCACGCCAGGCTTTTTGCTGCGTCATTCTCTTCTCTCTAAAACTTTGACCGAATGGTTATACTTTATCAGCTATTGTTTTGTCTTTCACTAAATTGACGAATTTTAGCGCGGTAATAAAGCATGCCTCGCAACAACACGACAATGAAAACGCCCAAGCCATCGGCATAAAAATCCAGCCATTCTCCATATCGATTCACACTGGGTTGAATTAGCTCAATGACACCTCCCCAGAGAAAGATGAATACCGCCATCCATAAAAAGCGTTTTAACGGTCCAAAGGCGCACATCAGGGCCCAACCGCCAAAGCCAATGACATGATGAAGTTTGTCTGAGCCCGGGGCATCTGGCAAATGCTCCATAGGGGTGAGGGTGGCCACGCTGATGACCAACAAGCCGACAACAAAACCAAGCCACTGTAGTTTTTGTGATTGAATGAAAGAGGTTAGCATGGTCATTGTTTACCTTAGAATGCGAGCTCGGATATTGCGGCCTTTGATTTTTTTGTTTTCTAACGCCTTCACGACTTTTTTGGCCACCTGATTGTCTACGCCAACGTAGGCGTGAAAATCAAAAATATCGATTTTACCAACCTGTTCCTTAGCCAAACCCAATCCTGCGGTGAGAGCACCAAGAATATCACCGGGTCGCAGTTTATTCTTACGCCCAGCATCAAAAGCAATGGTGGTTTTCTGAGGGATCAAACGATAATCTGCAGCGGCTTCTTCAAGTTCAAGAAAGTTCGCTTGTATGTCAAAGCGGGTTTCAATGTCGCGTACTTTATAATCTTCTTTTGCGGTGACCAAGTTTACCGCGACACCAGCCGCTCCAGCACGAGCTGTACGTCCGATGCGATGGGTGTGCACGTCAATGTCTCGGGTGGTGTCATAGTTAACCACCAGATCGATTTCTTTCACATCAATGCCCCGTGCGGCCACGTCAGTAGCGACCAAAACACAGCTGCTTTGGTTGCTAAAACGCACTAATACTTGGTCACGTTGTTTTTGCTCCAAGTCACCATGAATGGCTTGAGCGGCCACTTTATGATCGTCTAGCCAGTCGGCCACTTGCTGAGATTCTGCTTTGGTATTACAAAAAACAATGGCCTGACGAGGCGCAAAATGTTCTAAACAACTGAGCAAAGCCGTGGGTTTGTTGCTATTTTCACTGCGTACAAAATGTTGCTCAATATTGGGTTTAAGATCTTCTTGTGTCTCCACTTTTACCTTCACTGGCTGACGCTGGAATTCTTCGCTAAGGGCGGCAATGTTGTCACCATAGGTGGCCGAGAAAAGCAGAGTTTGTTTGTCTTTTGGGGTGAGTTCAACCACTTCGCGAATGCTGTCCACAAAGCCCATATCGAGCATGCGATCTGCCTCATCCAAAATTAACGTGTTGAGAGCATTTAAACGTAACGTGCCTTTACGCAGATGCTCCATTAAACGACCCGGTGTACCGACAACCACGTGAGCGCCGTGCTCTAATGAATTGATTTGTGGGCCAAATGGCATGCCACCACACAGGCTCAGTACCTTAATATTGTCTTGAAAGCGCGCGACTTTGCGGATTTCTTTAGAAACCTGATCGGCTAATTCGCGAGTTGGGCACATAACCAATGCTTGTACGCCAAAAAAGCGGGGATTAATTTTCAGCAATAATCCAATCGCAAAGGCTAGGGTTTTACCACTGCCAGTTTGCGCCTGAGCAAGAATGTCTTTGCCGTCCATAATGGCGGGCAAACTTTGCTCTTGAATGGGGGTGAAACGTTGAAAGCCCATATCAGACAATAAGCGTATAAGTTTTTTCGGAAGGGCGATGGGAAGCGTAAATTGAGCTTGAGTCACAGAAGGCCTGTTTTATTCAATGAAATTGTGCCAGAGAATAGCAGAAAATTTGCTCAAAAGCCTTTATCCATTAGATATTCCGTGTTCCTTCTAACATTTTTTAGTAAAGTTAGTGACAAGATGGATAACGCCACCCCTAAGCGTTAATGATTCCTATGCTAGGAAATGCTAGATATTTTATATGATCAAAGGACTAATGACTTTTATGCTCGTTTTTCTAAAGTAAAACATGGCCTTTTAGATGAAAACATTTTTGTATAAATATTCCTCTTTTGTCACTTTTGGAACGACTTTGTTGTTTGCGCTCGTGTGCTGTTTCTGTCTGTATCTGTATGAACTTCATCATGTACAACAAAATGATCATTGGCTAAAGATACTCATGTCTACCAATGCGCAAGTCGAAGTGTTGAGCAGTTTATCGGTGAACTGGTTATTTGTTTTCAGCCCAATGTTTATTTTGACACCCCTGGGTATTTTGCTGGCGGTATTCAGTCATTACTTGATCCAGTTGCAAGCCAGCAAATTGGCGGCCATTAATGAGTATCTGGAAGTGGATCCACTCACTGGCTTAATGAGCCGCTACAAAATTCAGCAAGTGTTGGCAGAGAAGGTATCACAAAACAAACTAGAGCCTCAGTGGTTAGCCATTATGGTGCTGGATTTGGATCATTTCAAAACCATTAACGAAGCATTTGGCCATCAGGTAGGAGACAAACTGTTAGTAAAAGTAGCGCAAAGGCTAACGTCAGTTTTCCCTGATCATGCAGAATTAGGCTATTTTGGAGGCGATGCATTTTTAGTGATTTTGTCAGCACCAGAACATTTGTCCACGTCATGTCTGGATGATGTGGCCAAACAGGTCATTAAACAGATCAGCCAAAGTTATTTTGTCGACGATCTGACCCTGACCATAGGGTGTTCTATTGGTATTGTCACTTTCCCGGAATTTGGCAGTGACCCTATGACACTGATTAAAAACGCCGACATGGCGGTTTATGAAGCCAAGCGCTCAGGTCGTGCGACTCACCATTATTACAGTCAGGCTATGGGGCAGAGATTTGTTCGCAACGTACAAATTGAAACCCGTTTGCGCCATGCCATCGCGGAGAACCTATTGGAAATGCAATTTCAGCCTAAGGTGGATTTGCTGACGCAACAATGTATTGGCATGGAAGCCTTGCTGCGTTGGTGTGATGAAGAATTAGGTCAGGTATCGCCCTCTGAATTTGTGCCCATCGCGGAACAATCAGGGATTATTTTGCCATTAGGTGAGTGGGTATTTGAGCAAACCTTACGTCATATCGTAGAGTGGCAAAAACAAGGTATTAACGTGCCGCCCATTGCGATTAATTGCTCTGCTGAGCAACTGAAGCGCAGTGATTTTTTACCCAATCTAAAAGCCTTACTAGAGCGTTATCAAGTAGACCCTAGATTAATAGAAGTGGAAGTCACCGAGTCTATTTTGATTGAGGACGCAGCAAGTTGCGCGGAGCTACTGAAAGAGATCAGTCAATTAGGTATTAAGTTGGCGATAGACGACTTTGGAACGGGTTACTCAAGTTTGAGTTACCTCAAAGATTTACCCATCGACTCGGTTAAAATCGACCAAGTTTTTATCCGCGACATCACTCAGGATAAAAACCATCAAGCTTTGACCAAAGCCATTATTAATCTGGGCCATGACTTGGGCTTAAAGGTGATCGCTGAGGGCATTAGCCATGACAATCAATTGGCCATGTTAAGAGAAATGCGCTGTGATGTAGGGCAAGGTTATTTATTTAGTAAAGCGCTGGCCGCCAAATCCATGAGCAGTGACCCTATCATACAAGCCCTGAGTCGAGAGGAAGTAAATGAACGAGAATGACGAATGCATTACTCGTTATTTAAAGTCGCATTGCGTGCTACCTGAATCTTTAACGCTTCCCAAAACTCAATGAGATTGGGGTTCTGATTGAATTTAGAACGATATAGACGTATCTCCAGAGGGATACTCCAATTCTCTTCCCCTGCTTGCATTACTTTGCCGTAACTCATGGTATCTAACATCAGACGCTGTGGGATCCAGCCAATACCATAACCTTCTTTGACCATGGCTTTGATGCTGATGGAATGATAGTTCTCTGCTATCGTTTGTAATTGCGGAATGTCTCTTTGTCGCTGTAGATGATGATGAATAACAGGCTGTAAGAAAGAGTTTTCATAATAACCAATGTAGGGAAGAGGTTTACGTTTGGCGCCAGGTAAAGTGAATTTCGCATCGCCATTCTGTTCGATAGCAGTGTAGGGTGCTAACGTCTCTTTGGCGATGACCAAATGTTCATATTGC
The window above is part of the Marinomonas sp. THO17 genome. Proteins encoded here:
- a CDS encoding EAL domain-containing protein codes for the protein MSTNAQVEVLSSLSVNWLFVFSPMFILTPLGILLAVFSHYLIQLQASKLAAINEYLEVDPLTGLMSRYKIQQVLAEKVSQNKLEPQWLAIMVLDLDHFKTINEAFGHQVGDKLLVKVAQRLTSVFPDHAELGYFGGDAFLVILSAPEHLSTSCLDDVAKQVIKQISQSYFVDDLTLTIGCSIGIVTFPEFGSDPMTLIKNADMAVYEAKRSGRATHHYYSQAMGQRFVRNVQIETRLRHAIAENLLEMQFQPKVDLLTQQCIGMEALLRWCDEELGQVSPSEFVPIAEQSGIILPLGEWVFEQTLRHIVEWQKQGINVPPIAINCSAEQLKRSDFLPNLKALLERYQVDPRLIEVEVTESILIEDAASCAELLKEISQLGIKLAIDDFGTGYSSLSYLKDLPIDSVKIDQVFIRDITQDKNHQALTKAIINLGHDLGLKVIAEGISHDNQLAMLREMRCDVGQGYLFSKALAAKSMSSDPIIQALSREEVNERE
- the dbpA gene encoding ATP-dependent RNA helicase DbpA — translated: MTQAQFTLPIALPKKLIRLLSDMGFQRFTPIQEQSLPAIMDGKDILAQAQTGSGKTLAFAIGLLLKINPRFFGVQALVMCPTRELADQVSKEIRKVARFQDNIKVLSLCGGMPFGPQINSLEHGAHVVVGTPGRLMEHLRKGTLRLNALNTLILDEADRMLDMGFVDSIREVVELTPKDKQTLLFSATYGDNIAALSEEFQRQPVKVKVETQEDLKPNIEQHFVRSENSNKPTALLSCLEHFAPRQAIVFCNTKAESQQVADWLDDHKVAAQAIHGDLEQKQRDQVLVRFSNQSSCVLVATDVAARGIDVKEIDLVVNYDTTRDIDVHTHRIGRTARAGAAGVAVNLVTAKEDYKVRDIETRFDIQANFLELEEAAADYRLIPQKTTIAFDAGRKNKLRPGDILGALTAGLGLAKEQVGKIDIFDFHAYVGVDNQVAKKVVKALENKKIKGRNIRARILR
- the guaD gene encoding guanine deaminase, giving the protein MTQQKAWRAAIVHCIADPKEVGVDAAYEYFEDGLLVVEGDKIQALGDATSLLKDLPDSLLVEHHPNALITPGFIDTHIHYPQTDMIGSYGEQLLTWLNTYTFPEESKFHDKQHARNVADRFLAELLRNGTTTALVFGTVHKVSVEAFFEASQVHNLRMICGKVMMDRNAPDYLTDTPESSYQESKELIETWHNKGRLHYAITPRFAPTSSDEQLALAGKLLSEYQDVYLHTHLSENKDECAWVQELFPHSQNYLDVYDQNHLLSERSVFAHGIHLCEHEYQRLHDTGSAISFCPTSNLFIGSGLFNLNKAEEHKVNVGLGTDVGGGTSFSMLQTMNEAYKVIQLQNENLNPIKSLYLSTLGGAKALRLEDKIGNLAIGSEADFLLLDKKATPLLTSRLALSKNIEETLFVFMTIGDDRAIQATYSAGQCVHQRDSF